The Rhododendron vialii isolate Sample 1 chromosome 1a, ASM3025357v1 region TTATCCCAAACCTCTAAGTAATCCGAGGCCCATTTCTCTGAATCATACATACCCTCGGGAATAATCTTTACCATATTCCTTCAGGAGCATAGATAATATTGAGAATATCTAACGTTCCGAGACATCATGTAATTCTCAAAAATGTGGTAGGCTTCTAAAGGGAACATTTTTACCTTGGCTAATTTGATTACCGAGTGGATGATACGATAAGAGTTGACGCTCAATTGACACGGCATAAGATAAAAAATGTGAAGGATCTCTCTCAAGGCCCTGTGCATAAGGAACCGAAGCCCGCCTTCGGTGATCTCCATCAGAGGGACCATGATGTGCTCGTCACTAAATCTTATTTGAGATCCTAGGACGGGCGTTATGACAATGTCGTCCGGCACTTCATAAGTCCTCCGAAAAAGATCGATCCCCGTGTGATCCCTGAAACAATCCCAGTATGGGCAGGGATCTCTTCCTGTTCGGTCAGGGATCACGTCAGGATCCAAAGGTGTAATCTTTCTATGTACCCTCGGCACTTGAGAATATGACTCGCCGACAACACTGATCTCTTCGTCTAGCCGACTCGATGAAGCAACAGGTGTCTCCCTCTCAGATTCACCCTCGTAAGCTCCACCTTCGAttcctccttcttctttttcattcaGAGCCTCTGCCCCTTTCTCTGAAGACTCCCGTCAATGTTTATAATATTGGGATCGGGACCCATTGCTTGGAGAGGGATTACCTTGGCTGGATAATCAATCCCTTCGATCCCCTCGGATATCCCACCGCTCGGTCCAATTCGGTAATTCCGAGCTTCCTCTTTGATTATTTCGGCAAACTGAGGATCGACCCTACGGAAGGCTGATGCGCCGGAGTCTACTGATTGGGAAGACTTTCCAGATGAGGTTGACTCTGATGACTCCATACCTAAAGCATAAGTGCAAGGGATAAGACCGTTAGCGAGTTGCATGGTCAAAATTCCTAGCGTGCCTATTGTTCAACGTGTTCTACTATTCCCGAGCGTGTCCCAACTTTTCTGAACAACGATTTGTCATACTAGGATTCCGAGTGAAGGACTCTATTGAGCTTTGGCGCGGTCATATAGAAGCCTTTGTGGAACTTATTTTTTCCTGTCTTCCTTCGGAAGAACACGGACGAATTTTTGTTAGAGTTCGGACGAACACGGGTTGAAGATGTATATgggctcggaagaacacatgaacatcTTCAAATTGTTCCATAGTGTTCAGGCGGTTATTCCAGTCAACATAAAAGGGAAAATCCGATTTCTTGGGTCAAAACGTGCATGAAAATCATGCAAATGTAGTAAAAAGCATCAAGAATCGAGAAATACctgaaaaccaagaaaaatctGTGATTAAATGCTTCAAATCTTCAAATTTCTAGTAGTTTTCTGGTGTTGTACTCCGCTCTGCAGATGAAACGATCGAAGGATGAAGAGgaaaagtgattttctctctccatcctcTTCTTTTTATACCTAGGGTGGAATTCGAAGCAGTTCGAACCCCCCATCCGTTGGATTCTGGCGGGAGATTGATGTGTTGTTCGATGGGTGACACGTGGTGACTGATGGGAAGCGCCGTACCATGAACCAATGACAAATTGACGCGTGGCACATTTTTGAAAATGGCGGTTACAGAAGCATTAAATACCAACCTTGACCTCAGAGGGTTGGCAACTCGGATTTAGGGAGTTCCTTGGAACCTACCTTTTTTCTTCATCCTTTGTTCGGCCACTAGTTTTCAACTTCTCCTTCCTTACCGAGTGTgagaagcagaagttgaggggctattgtagtgggccgaaatatccaaAGGTTCAAAAGGACCAAAGAGATGTCACTACAGACTTACGGTTCAattgtctcagttcatctgtaagTCAATACGCATCCTGACGTTCACATCACATATTTGCCGAACGATAAGTGTACCTTTGAGCATCTTGTCAAGCTTCTTAAGAATAACCGAACGCTTGATACTAATTTCATTCGGGAAGTACCTCTATCGCTCGGTGAACTCTTTTCATTCGGTAAACCTTCTATTGTTCGGTTGACGTTGTTTACACTTGGAAGGACTTTTAGTATCTAGTTATGTGTTTGCTCGGTATATCATTTGGTAATCGCCTTTGTGGAATCTTCTAGAAGATTCTAATAATATGTGGATTTTCATCTCTGATAATCGGAATGACATCTCTGATTGATGTGACTTGTCTGACACTGACAAACGCGACTCTGCAATCTCCAAGAAGCGGCATTCATTAAATGCTTCTGACAGGTGACATCACCCAAACGTGGCAAGGCACGTGGGCTGCAGGACCAGCCTGTGCAACACTCTATATCTTTGCTTATAAATAGAAAAGTGCCCCTTTGAGGATATCTCTCTGATTTTTCCCCTGAGTTACTCTCTTCTCTCACCTGGCAAATTTCTTACCAAACTTCTTTCTTATCCACTTACTGACTTGTTCAttggagcttcttcccggaggaactcccccctccggttctgcaggtacacaaAGATCAACTTGGCACCTCCACAGTCCATCAAGGAGAGAAATGGGTTCAAGAAGATCACGGTGAAATCAGCCCCCCACAGTTAGcagaatcatggctcgggtgtgtgtGACCTAGGAGCCCGATGGAATCTAAAATGTTGGTTAGCGGTACTAGTGTCGTGTGAAAATGGTGAAAGAGCCAATGAAATGAATAAGACTGagaacccgatggaatctgaaagagatggttagcggaatcagtgcttttgggtggaACAAATTAGCCTGGGAGCCcaatggaatctgaaagatggttagcCGAACCAGCgctcgagaaaataaaatggaaggTGAAATCAATACTGATAAAATGATGACACGAATTACGATATGCTACGTTGACTCTGAAAAGACATTGACACTTTTGTTGAATTGTTATTTATATGTTGAACTGTTAAATCTCTGAGTTTTACTTTGCAaagttatatattatttttgttaaagtatgggacataggggtaggagttagctaTTGAGCTTAATTGCTTACGGTGCTACTTTTTGTGGCCCTGACATCTTATGCGAGAGTTTAGATATGTACAGGTGAAGTACTATAAGTCAGAAGAGTACGGTGTTGATCAGAGACTTGTtgagaaggaagaagaatacGAAAAATGGATTACCTTAGTGCCCACCTCTATCTGTTAAATAGATGTAATTTGAATTTATGGCTTTTTAGAGTTTGTAATGACCTTATATTCATTTCTATTTAATAAATGTtagaaatttattaaattaacgttcccaaaaatcGGGGTGTTACAGTCCACTAGAGACAGATTGGTCAGTTGGGGTGTAGCTGCGAGTTCCCAGTGTGTGCTGTGTTTGAATGGCATGGAGTCtcataatcatttattttttagtgtgaCTTCTTTGATGCTATTGGGGGGCAAATTATGATCCGTAATGGCATTTATAAGTCTGTTGTGCCTCTATCTCAAGAGCTTGAATAGGCTGGGCAGAATCGTGCAGGTAAGGGTTTCCGGAATTACATTTATAAGCTGTCTTTAGCTGCttcagtttattttctttggggTGAATGGAATTCCAGAATTTTTCAAGGTAGATCCAGAGGTGTCCTTGAAGTTGTTCGTGCTATTTTTTATGCCATTCGAGCCAGGTTAAGTTCTTGGACTACAGTGAAGTTTACAGCCCAGAATAGGAGTTTGTGTGATGACTGGCTTCTAGATTGTCGAATTTTTGGGATCAATACGTGTAGATAAGAGTTtgtgtttttgtcattttgaaACTGATGTATAGGTTTGCCAGGGGCATACCCCTGTGAGTTTTTATAGCTTCCTGCGGTTTTTTGgttcaataaaatttttacttaaaaaaaaaaaaaagggtccatTACTCATGTATAATTATGTTCACATATACTATCATACATGCATAAATGCCCACAAGTCCAGAAAAAAGAGATACGAGAAGAGCAGGAAGTCTATTGCGTAAAGAATAGCTTGAAAATTTGAGATATAGTAGCTTGCAGTACGTTTATAGACAGTATCGGAAGGAGATTGATTTCTAATGGCCATCAATACTGATGGATCCAAAAAACTTAACAAATGCATCAACAAAATAGGAAGTTCAAACCACACGATGCCGAAAACTAAAATCACAAATTAGCCGTAATACTATTCCTGGACTTTGAATCATAAACACCATATTCcaccaaacaaatcaaaataaacCCTCTGAATTAGGAAATCACAAGATTTGTCCTTTTCCTACCGGAATATGATGACGGAGGTGGAGAACGGCCGCATCCGGTAAGAAAACAGTGTTATGTTGAAATCTCTCGATGAGGAGAAAATCCCTTGATTTTTTCGATGAAAACAAGTATGAGAAGCCTAGCATAGCTGAGAAAGTAAAGTAAAATCGACAATCAAGATTTCAACGATTAGGGGACCGGTGCAAAAAGATTCAGCGCCTCTTTTCCCCCTCTTTTTTTAGACGCTAGCTTATCGACAGCCTCCACCCTCAACAGCCCCAAGGGAAGCtagctggagagagagagagggggagagatacACATACCAAGAGGAGAAAGTGAGAGATTGACCGGAGAAAGAGTGGCATAAACGGTCTCTAGCTGTGGAGGAGCGAGGTGCGGTACAAGCTCTAACTCTATGGTACCGCAAGCTGGTTttgcttgtgagttgtgagCAATGCCAGGGATCCCGTAAAGGTTTTTCGAAAATGTTCCGGAAAAAGACATCAAGTGATTCAGATTCACTTGGATGTTCAAGTCCAACATATCAAAATGAATcacaatcattttccttttggggacattttcggaaaaaaaataaaaaatcaaggtCATAAAATTACTTTTGTTGCTATCCTTTTAACCGAACAGACCACATAAATCGAGCTCGAGTACCTTGCTTTTGCTTTTTAAAAACAGTACAAACTTATCAACATAACAAAATCCAAttcccacaccaaaaaaaaacacaccctTCCTAAGGCACTTTAGCACTCTGCAGTATCATAAACTTCCGTCTGTTGATTCCTCCGACATGCTCGCTCAGTTTCGCCAAATGTGCCATCCGCCTTTTCGAAGATTCGGAAGGTCCCCCCCCTTCCGGCTTCTTATCCGAGTTAACCGAATCATGTTCATTGCACTCTAAGCTCTTATCAGACGAAGGGCTTTCCTCACCCGAAACCCGAATAATTTGCTTCAAACTCTCCACCACCTGACTCATCATTGGCCGATCCTTTGCGCTCTTTACCAAACACCGGTCCGCCAACTTGGCAATTCTACGGGCCCCAACGAGTGAGTACTGATTTTCAAGTCGCGGGTCCATTATCATGCTGAATCTTTTGCTATCGGCAGGGTACTGTTTTACCCATTCCAGAAGTTTCTGctccgttttggggaggtttctTTCAAATGACCGCCTTCCAGTGAGGATCTCATAcagtaccacaccaaaactccATACGTCGCTTTTAGTCGTCAAATGTCCTGTTTCGATGTAATCTGGAGCAGCATATCCATATGTCCCCACAACCTAATCACAAAATGCAAGTTTCTCATGACCTTTTACCCTGGGGACAATGGTGGAGCAAGAAAAATAATCTACATTTAACAAAGCATCAAAATTTCCCCATACATTATATTTTCTATCGAAGTACTCCGTGAGTCCAGAATATATCATTACAAGTGTAAAATTTGAGTGTTGGAAAACGAGCAACTTTTATGTGCCGAAGACTAAGAGGGGAAGAATACAGCCTACGAGAGTCCGGATCATAGAATGCATCTGCATGCTACAGCCAGATCATAGGATGCATCAACAGTTGATCCCTTCtatgttgacaaaagtgggcATGGGAAGATTTGACATTGTATTGGTGTACTTATTGCATCCACATGCATTTCTTTAGAAGTGAGTTTGGATCATGGGAAAGAAAATGTCCTTGGAAGATAAGAAGATAAATGAGGTGAAGAAGGATAATTTATTCTTTGGTTTCATTATCATTTTCATTCCTCTCGATAAATCCCaccaaatccatgatccaaTGCAGCATACGTAAACAAGTATCCAAGTTAATCTCACAAGACACGAGTAAAATCAagggaaaatgaaaacaaaaacttttgCAAGCCTATGCTGCAAAATCCTTCTCCGTTTACTTCACTAATTGTATACATATAAGCTTGATTTTTCCAGTTAGAGTTCTATAATTTGGAACTCAACGCAAATTCGCGTAATGACGTAGTACACAACACCCTTAAAAAGCAACCCACTATGGAAATTCTAAGTCATTTCTAGAACATCTACAATGATAAGATATGCATTCTTTCATGAACTATTGTTGTGTATCACTATTAATTTCTTCTGCCATGCTATTGTGACTTTTGTCTACTCAAACTCAGTCTGAATTTTCAGCAATTTTCCAAGCTATATTCCTGATTCTATCACAAAATTTTCAGGAGAGTGTGCCTAGTAACTTCCCCAAAAGATCGCGTGCGTGTGTAACGCATGGTCCAGTTTCACAATAAAGTTCATATACGTACCGCTGTCGAAACATGACTGTGTCCAGCTGTCGGCCCTTCCCGGGCAAGCCCAAAGTCTGAAAGCTTTGGTTTGAAATCCTCATCCAATAGCACATTTGATGCTTTAAAATCTCGATATATGACCTTCATCATCAGCATTGGCAATATTGGAATAACCACAATGAATGGAAACATATTCAGTTctataaccatatcaacatgcATAACAGAAATATATCaaaataacaacaaaagaaaaaaatcaatccTCATTTTACTGGGAATCGCAAGAACAATTCCACAGTAAGTTGAAAAATATCACAAAAACAAGGGCTGTAACAATTCATTTTGAGAAAAGCAAAACTTTCGACTAGGCTGAGACCGCTTCAATGATATCATACGTAAATAACAGCCCAAGCTCTACTCTGCTTCGTGAGTGAAAAGGGACTTCAAATTGTGAGACAGATGTTGCTATCATGATATCTAAGTGTCTAGGTCATATAGTATTTGCCAAAGTTGTTCTAAAGAGGTCATCATGCCCTATGTTTTCACTTTCTGACTTCTCTGGTAACATGTAAAGTTATTCAGCATAGAGCAATTAGAATATGGCTAAAATTCTCCATGCTCtcaagaaggggaaaaaagaaaagaaaaactgaaaCTTTAAACAAGAAGTTTTGGTCCACCAATCAAGGAACCTTCTGTTTAGGTCACAGTCTGACAGACACAAAGAAATCAGGTTGATTGATATTTCTAACTGACCTTCACGTCAGTGGAAACATTTTACAATCTGAGTCTGTGAAAAAGTCAACCAATTAAATGTTTAGGATCTCCTAACTGAGCTAGTAATAGCACAAACATAATAGGAAAGATCTCGTTGTGTTATTATCAACAGAAATGATAAGTCTCCCCCAGTTTACCAAACTTACCTTGacttaggctccatttgttggaacataaaatatttttcatgtaaaataaaTTTGCCAACAAGACAATTTTCGTTTTCATTTTCCAATGTTTGGTTGGTAATTAAGGAATCGAAAACAAAATTCCTAGTACAACAGTAGCAATCAAAATTCTGGCTCCCATAATTCACACAAACTAAAGATAGGTACTCCAtatgagagagacagagagagggaggaagaaaaTTCAGGGATCTCAAACCTGTGTATAGAACTTCGTTGAAATAGAACATACATTTCTATATACATGTCCATATAAcgtatatgagagagagaacagtTAGAAAAACAGAATAGGAGATGCCTTCATGAATAGACTTTTAGATCTggcacgtgtgtgtgtgtgagagagagagagagagagagagagagagagagagagagagagagagagaattcgggcTTTAAGGAAAGAAGAATTTTGGCAGCTGGGTTGAGCGAGAAAGACATCGGATGCTACTTGTAAAATGACTTGCGgactttctttcaaaagtcaTTTTCCTCTAATTGCATGAAAAGGTTTTacaagtaaaacatttttcccatcttttctacaaccaaacaccggaaaacaGGTAAAATACGTTTTATGTCCCAGCAAAACAGAGCCTTAGTCCCTGCATTGTGGTCATCTGTGATGTTTTACCTAACTCTAAATGAGTCATTGAGACAGcaacaacaaaatcatttcAGGCTTTTAGCATTGTTTCCTTCTGATGATCCCATCCTTTCTGTAGAGGCATTGTCCCATATTGAGGGTTTCGTGCAAAACACTTCTTTGAAGACAACTTCTTTTTTCTCAGACGGTGCCTGATCACTTCGTTGATCAATATTACCTCGACGGATAATCATAACTTGTCCAAACATTGGTAGAAGTTAAAGATAATATGTACTTTTAGTAGACAAAGTTTATGAATAAAACCTGGACTTCTATTTCTTCATGCAAATAAGTCAATCCTTGAGCAGCTCCAAGCGCTATCTGTACTCTCCTTTCCCAAGAAAGCGCTGGGAAAGCTTTATTGAAGAGATGATCTTCCAAGCTTTTGTTTGGCATGAACTCATATACAAGGAGCCGTTGGATCCCTCGTTCTCCATCTATAGCACAGTATCCAATAAGTTTGACAAGGTTTGGGTGCTCCACAACCCCGAGAAAATGTACTTCTGCCACCCATTGCTTATGCCCCTACATGAAAAAGACAAACAATCATCAGAGACGACGAAAGAGCAGAAGAAAAAGGCCTATTGTGAGATTGCCTTAAGCAAACAAGAATTCTGTTCGACATATAATGCAGAGATTCTAACACAAGTAGGCTACATTTGAGGTATAGGAGGGACAACGAGCTCCTGCTATCTGCTCACATTAACCGAATCCATGGCTTTTTATACATCCGCCTGCACAATGATTGAACTATTTCCATTCCTATAGACCATCCAAATATATGACTTTGTTGTAAATAAATGGCAAAAAGGGTTGAATCAAGCAGTTGAAAATGGGGTATCCCCTTTCAAACCCAATTCCTCATTACGTGATTTAATGATACAAAGCGAAAATCTCCCCATTGTGGCATTCCTCTTACACAAAAATGAGACCTCATGTCAACTAAATCCTCTGCTCTGTTAAATATGTCAAATTAGATGCTTTGACCTAAAAAATCATTAGTAATCACTAGTCAGTTGTTGACTCTTCCACCCATTAAGTAGACAACATTAACAAGAGTTCGTAATAAACAGTGATTTTTCCACAACAGCTTTTTGAGTTAATCTCTCATACCAAGATGTAATTTCAACCAACGAGATGAAGGCATAGTAAACCCTCAAGTGTTAGTTCACGAAAGAAGTACGAGAAGATTCCAGTTCCAACAAGGAGCTACCATCATAACAGAATTATCTCCAAGACATCGAATCCCAAGTAATGCCCATAATGTCGGCATACACTGAgctcaattcttttggtcctatttctaaagacaagtcatttgttcaaattttaaacaaaaatcaaactccACATCAGTCACGATGCTGCTGTGGTGCCCATCCTGGTGATTTTAAAACTACCATGTACTATTAGCGAGAAACACTCAAATGATTGCAAAGTAGCTAGGCAAGCCAAATAGAGTCAAAACCTATACAAATCATATATTTAAGCCCCGTCTTTGGGAGAAAAGATTCACTTTATAGGCCTAATGATCCCATTTAGGGAGTATGCAAAAGGGTAAAGTAAGTTGGGTTGCTTACATTGGTAGCAAAACAAAGCCCAAGTTTACACCTTTTTCATGCAGATTAAATCATGCAAAATGCTTGGTATAGATTTGTCATGAGATtacaaagagaaaggaataAAATAAGGTTACAACAACATACAAATACAAACAGGAAGACATGAGCCACATTCCTACGTAATTAAAGGCCGCAAAATTCATAGCAGGTGCTGCTAATTGTATTTCCCAGAGAATTTAGGACACCAAGCGCATCAGTTTTCTGATGTTCAagcaacaaaattttcattaaatGGCACTAGTATAAATTTGGTGGTGCTCCAATGCAGAACAAGATTTAGGTGCTTCTCAATTATCACAAGCTATTCAGAGATAGTTTTGAGGAATGAGGTCCTGCCCTAAAATCAGCCACAGCAAAACTCCCGAAGAAACTATTTGTTTCTACAACACAAATTGCCATGAAGGAGATCATCTCTTGAGCTTTCTTTCTTCACAACTTTAGTTCGGATACTAAATTGAAAACCTGGCGCAACAGCAAACAAAATAACACTAATGTTGATAATAATTATTCCTGAAACCCAATTCAAAACGATGTTCACAAGGATATTACAAAAGTTACCATGCAGAAAAGCCTATCTTATTGAAGATACACATTGATTTATCCAACGGGGTATCATTCTGATTCCTACCACAATGTTTAGGTGACGAATAGTTGCCCTTAAAATCCCTGTCACTCTATGTCAATCCACTTCAACCACAAGATGCGGTAGGAACTCAAACATGTGATTCCAAAAAATCATGATCATGCAAATTGAAGCACATTGTGACAGGGGAACATGGATTTTGGGGACCGAGGATCCATGTGCCCAAGATTTAATCCCTCCAAGGGCTTCCACGGTTCCACCAGCGCATATGCGGGAACTAATCAGAGGAAATTATGTATCTCTTGCTTTCACCGCACACGTTGAAGAAGATGTCATTAATTTCGTTCCATACAATATAATTCTAGAGAGTATGCAAACGTTGGCAATCTTAAGAATTCAAGACTACATAATATCATACTCAAAATCAATACCTGAAAGCTATTTCGATTGAGCATTTTAACGGCGACTACAGTAGAGTCACCCTGTCCATCTGCAGGATTGATTGAGCCTTTGTACACGCTTCCAAATCCTCCTTCCCCAATCTTAAGTAACCTACTAAAGCCATTAGTCGCCTGTTTGAGCTCAGAGAATGAGAAAACCCTCAAGTTCTGTGACTTTTCTTCATACAATTCCGGAATACTACGGTGTGAAGTTGCTGAACATGAAGATTTAGTCTCTCTGCCACCTGCCGATGTCTCGGATTTGCTAGGGTCTTCTAGTATTGGCGCTGATCTTTGTTCCCTACTTCTAGTTCTGTCTTTGAAATACGTGAAACACTTCATTTCTTTGGAAATGGAATAGGAACTTTCAAGATTATCTCTAACCTCTCATTCAATTCCTGCTGGCAAACTATAACGAGCATTAGCACTTATATGCTGCTTTGAACCGTAACAGATATAGCGATATGAATACATACGTACACACATATACACTATATCTTTATATATGcctattgagagagagagagagagagagagagagagagagagagagactaggcACCAACAAGAAAACCCAAATTAAATAACACACAAATTGTAGTTGAAAAAACATACACGGCAATCAAAGGAAACTGAAATTAGATGAACGGATGGACGAATTAAATTATTCAAAGACAGGGGAAAACTATGGAGAAAGTACAGAGGTGGAGAAGTCAAAGCAGGGTGAGAAGAAAAGGCCAAAGAAGCAAATATTACAAAAACCATGAAAATGAAAACCCAAGAGCTGAATTGCCCTCAGATTTGAACaggaacaaaaaacaaaaaaaacaaaaaacaaaaaaaagcgaGTCTACAATTGAAAGACCTGGGTAGAAAtacgaaaaaaatggaaaatcaacGAGGGCAGGGTAAccaatttttttagagagagagagagagagagagagagagagagagagagagaggccagctacaagaaagagaaattgttgtgggaaaaaaaactcaGAGGTGACAAAAAGGATGAACAAATTTGAAAGGGAATTGACAGGAAAAATGACGAAATACCTCGggacactttattttttgcaacGATACACCTCAGGATGGAGAAGTCAAAAGCCGCAGTgaatacaagaaaagaaaataaacaaataatgaAAACCCAGAAGCTGAATTCCCAAATCGCAACACCCACATAAAGTCTTACTAAAAAAACACCAGAGAAATCAAAAGGGAAAACCCatgaatgaaagaaaaatcaaggatGTCACGAAGAACAGGTTAAAGCCCGAGGGCCGAGACATGCATGAAACGAGAATTGGATGAAGAAAACTGACGCGGAGATGGATATGGTAGGAATTGGGTTTCCCTTTGTTTATTACCTGGCTGTATGCgtgtttcttcttcctcctgAATTTGCTCACCTGCCCCGACTCTCTTCTACTTCTAACCGAGTCTTTCCACTTGTTTGACAAGCTCTGGCCACAGTCACCGCATTGAAATTTGAATACAATAGtagtactctctctcttttgctctCCCTTCTATATCTGGCACGTCTCTGGGGGAGACAGAAGAACAGaaccatctctttctctctctctccctccaacgagaaatgctaagtgcaaagaagATGGACAAAAGATTGATCCTTAAAGTATACATGAACGGCTTAAATGTATTGCACAGtaaatctgagccattcataTACATTTTAAAAGTCAattctttgcccattttttttgtctctagcaCTCTTCCTCTCCAACACGTGTGTATGCCGATATGGTTACCTAAAGTTTCCTTTCATAGTTCTTGGGTTTGACAAAATGGTGTCCCATAGGGTGTGACTGTAGCAGTGTTCCAATCGGAGCAACCCCGGTCCTCCACAAAAGGTCTGCTATACAGAATGGGTCCCGCCGGATTCGCGAACCCTGTAGAGTGAAGTATATGATTTAGAAATGccaagtgaaaagaaaattaataaagAAAAGATCTTTAAAATATACATGAATAATTCAGATTTACTACACATTGAATTTGAGTTATTCATGTGCACTTTAAGGGTGAGTTTAGTTCAATATTTTTGgcatgaatttcaaaaaaatctttacgagacaagtcttttaattaaattcaatcattgaaaatatttttaaacgaCTAAAATGGTGCACAACACTTATATAGTGCATCCCTACATTACGGGTCTTTGGGTCCCGCTCTTACCAGCACCCGTTTCTATCAAAAGATGTGGTATTGGTTCACCAACAAACAGCACACAAGCTCACGAAAGCACTCTCTCAAATTCATGTCATGATCGAATACAACGaacctttccattttttttatttactttataaTTTTTACaggttttaaaaatatttgtgcaATTTTAATTGATTAGTGAAATAATCTTTAATACCCT contains the following coding sequences:
- the LOC131318958 gene encoding probable serine/threonine-protein kinase PBL19; this encodes MKCFTYFKDRTRSREQRSAPILEDPSKSETSAGGRETKSSCSATSHRSIPELYEEKSQNLRVFSFSELKQATNGFSRLLKIGEGGFGSVYKGSINPADGQGDSTVVAVKMLNRNSFQGHKQWVAEVHFLGVVEHPNLVKLIGYCAIDGERGIQRLLVYEFMPNKSLEDHLFNKAFPALSWERRVQIALGAAQGLTYLHEEIEVQVIYRDFKASNVLLDEDFKPKLSDFGLAREGPTAGHSHVSTAVVGTYGYAAPDYIETGHLTTKSDVWSFGVVLYEILTGRRSFERNLPKTEQKLLEWVKQYPADSKRFSMIMDPRLENQYSLVGARRIAKLADRCLVKSAKDRPMMSQVVESLKQIIRVSGEESPSSDKSLECNEHDSVNSDKKPEGGGPSESSKRRMAHLAKLSEHVGGINRRKFMILQSAKVP